One Deinococcus grandis DNA window includes the following coding sequences:
- a CDS encoding (2Fe-2S)-binding protein: MTTAETGAKTTVTLTINGQTHTQSVEPRTLLAYAIRDTGLKGTHVGCDSSSCGCCVVLLDGDTPVKSCTMYAVQAEGREITTVEGLGAPGNLHPLQQAFWDQHGLQCGYCTPGMLMTAKAMLEHNPDPTDQEVREFLGGNLCRCTGYNNIVKAVQQAARVMREDQGSPLDALTAAATGQDTATGGAQ, translated from the coding sequence ATGACCACCGCCGAAACCGGAGCGAAGACCACCGTCACCCTGACCATCAACGGCCAGACCCACACCCAGAGCGTCGAGCCGCGCACCCTGCTCGCGTACGCCATCCGCGACACCGGCCTGAAGGGCACGCACGTCGGCTGCGACAGCTCCTCGTGCGGGTGCTGCGTGGTGCTGCTCGACGGGGACACCCCCGTGAAGTCCTGCACCATGTACGCCGTGCAGGCCGAGGGCCGCGAGATCACCACCGTCGAGGGCCTCGGCGCGCCCGGCAACCTGCACCCCCTGCAGCAGGCGTTCTGGGACCAGCACGGCCTGCAGTGCGGGTACTGCACGCCCGGCATGCTCATGACCGCCAAGGCCATGCTGGAACACAACCCGGACCCGACCGATCAGGAGGTCCGCGAGTTCCTGGGCGGCAACCTGTGCCGCTGCACCGGCTACAACAACATCGTCAAGGCCGTCCAGCAGGCCGCGCGGGTCATGCGTGAGGACCAGGGCAGCCCCCTGGACGCCCTGACCGCCGCCGCCACCGGACAGGACACCGCCACGGGAGGCGCCCAGTGA
- a CDS encoding catalase produces the protein MPEKNAASYAPTESPDMQTTAPQAPGAPLTNHSGNLVPSNTNSLTAGQRGPVLLQDWHLLERMAHFNRERVPERVVHAKGSGAFGTFRVTRAIPELTAAKLFQKEGTECRMLARFSTVAGEKGFADTVRDPRGFALKFYTEDGNWDMVGNNTPIFFVRDAIKFQDFIHSQKRHPVTGRRSNAMQFDFWGLRPESLHQVMYLFGDRGLPRSFRFMNGYSSHTYSLWNEQGERFYVKWHFHSQQGVQNLTEEVAAKIAAANPDYHFQDLFDAIERGEHPRWTVSIQVMPEADAETYHINPFDLTKVWPHADYPLMQVGEFELNENPQNYFAEIEQAAFEPSNMPRGFGASPDKMLQARLMSYADAHRYRIGINYAALPVNKAACPVMTYHRDGQTRFDGNFGGTPVYEPNSYGGPAVADGTPQEPPMPLGSLADRYGWPEDDTDLYGQPRDLYAVMQPDERKRLAMNFAGALADVPAFIADRFIGHLERVSAELAGNVRDGIRQKKAEGHPELSGILTETHTNAAGGDQTPSREMVVGADD, from the coding sequence ATGCCCGAGAAGAACGCCGCGTCCTACGCCCCCACCGAATCCCCCGACATGCAGACCACCGCGCCCCAGGCCCCCGGCGCGCCCCTGACCAACCACTCCGGGAATCTGGTCCCCAGCAACACCAACAGCCTCACCGCCGGACAGCGCGGCCCCGTGCTGCTGCAGGACTGGCACCTGCTCGAACGCATGGCGCACTTCAACCGCGAACGCGTCCCCGAACGCGTCGTGCACGCCAAGGGCAGCGGCGCCTTCGGCACCTTCCGCGTCACGCGCGCCATCCCGGAACTCACGGCCGCGAAACTCTTCCAGAAGGAAGGCACCGAGTGCCGCATGCTGGCCCGCTTCAGCACCGTCGCCGGGGAGAAGGGCTTCGCCGACACCGTCCGCGACCCGCGCGGCTTCGCGCTGAAGTTCTACACCGAGGACGGCAACTGGGACATGGTCGGCAACAACACCCCGATCTTCTTCGTGCGCGACGCCATCAAATTCCAGGACTTCATCCACAGCCAGAAACGCCACCCCGTCACCGGGCGGCGCAGCAACGCCATGCAGTTCGACTTCTGGGGCCTGCGCCCCGAGAGCCTGCATCAGGTCATGTACCTGTTCGGCGACCGTGGCCTGCCCCGCTCGTTCCGGTTCATGAACGGCTACTCCAGCCACACCTACAGCCTGTGGAACGAACAAGGCGAGCGCTTCTACGTGAAGTGGCACTTCCACAGCCAGCAGGGCGTGCAGAACCTCACCGAGGAGGTCGCCGCGAAGATCGCCGCCGCGAACCCCGACTACCACTTCCAGGACCTGTTCGACGCCATCGAACGCGGCGAGCACCCCAGGTGGACCGTCAGCATCCAGGTGATGCCCGAGGCGGACGCCGAGACGTACCACATCAACCCCTTCGACCTGACCAAGGTGTGGCCGCACGCGGACTACCCGCTGATGCAGGTCGGGGAATTCGAACTGAACGAGAACCCCCAGAACTACTTCGCGGAGATCGAACAGGCGGCGTTCGAACCCAGCAACATGCCGCGCGGTTTCGGCGCCAGCCCCGACAAGATGCTCCAGGCGCGCCTCATGAGCTACGCCGACGCGCACCGCTACCGCATCGGCATCAACTACGCCGCGCTGCCCGTCAACAAGGCCGCCTGCCCGGTCATGACCTACCACCGCGACGGCCAGACGCGCTTCGACGGGAACTTCGGCGGCACGCCCGTGTACGAACCGAACTCGTACGGCGGCCCCGCCGTCGCGGACGGCACCCCGCAGGAACCCCCCATGCCGCTGGGCAGCCTCGCCGACCGCTACGGCTGGCCCGAGGACGACACCGACCTGTACGGCCAGCCGCGCGACCTGTACGCCGTCATGCAGCCCGACGAGCGCAAGCGCCTCGCCATGAACTTCGCCGGCGCGCTGGCCGACGTGCCCGCCTTCATCGCCGACCGCTTCATCGGGCACCTGGAACGGGTCTCCGCTGAACTCGCCGGGAACGTCCGCGACGGCATCAGGCAGAAGAAGGCCGAGGGGCACCCGGAACTGAGCGGCATCCTCACCGAGACGCACACGAACGCCGCCGGGGGCGACCAGACCCCCTCGCGCGAGATGGTCGTCGGCGCCGACGACTGA
- a CDS encoding putative ABC transporter permease subunit, with amino-acid sequence MTATPAPRPARATQPSLSALKLRALAHTIRKAPKWGYALVGTLALLLVVGEVIGTWKALTFLGRFGDIGLNVFARVLEIGLITLSSGVTFSATTAAISTLYLSDDLNFLLTQPIRTTRVFALKVTETFLNAALVPVFLTLPLLLTVAAYFQAPAWAYPVMILATLLVFAAPVGLGALLAVLLMRVAPVGRVREVSTGLGVIISAALVYAIRALRPEVLVQKLQDPTRVEALLRDFAGPSSPLLPPSWAAQGIWQAAHGHLAAPLLPLLLLTVTLLLGATLLAAKAYQDGWARALDSSTPRLDPRPRRAGFSERLLTRLGPGGALAAKDLRVTLRDPTQWSQLLVVVALAGVYLVSVRAVPIPVPQFRGILGYIQLAFQGFIIAGIAVRLAFPAVSTEARGYWLLRTAPIEPRQIVLSKFLGVLPVTLTVGLVMGVASALSMNLGPTLLLLSVLVSVSNALVITALGVGLGAAAPKFDADNPAEIGVSPGGLAFMGLSLAYSVLCLLLLARPAAGSVLRPDLYPGYSALTTIEGILGLIGLLLATVLGTYLSLRSGWQRLDQLE; translated from the coding sequence TTGACCGCCACGCCCGCCCCCCGCCCCGCCCGCGCCACCCAGCCCAGCCTGAGCGCCCTGAAACTCCGCGCGCTGGCCCACACCATCCGCAAGGCCCCGAAGTGGGGCTACGCGCTCGTCGGCACGCTGGCCCTGCTCCTCGTGGTGGGCGAGGTGATCGGCACCTGGAAAGCCCTGACGTTCCTGGGCCGCTTCGGGGACATCGGCCTGAACGTGTTCGCGCGCGTGCTGGAGATCGGCCTGATCACCCTGAGCAGCGGCGTGACGTTCAGCGCCACCACCGCCGCCATCAGCACCCTGTACCTCAGCGACGACCTGAACTTCCTGCTGACCCAGCCCATCAGGACCACCCGCGTGTTCGCGCTGAAGGTCACCGAGACGTTCCTGAACGCCGCGCTGGTCCCCGTGTTCCTGACCCTGCCGCTGCTGCTGACCGTCGCCGCGTACTTCCAGGCGCCCGCCTGGGCGTACCCGGTCATGATTCTCGCCACGCTGCTGGTGTTCGCCGCGCCGGTGGGCCTCGGCGCGCTGCTGGCCGTGCTGCTCATGCGCGTCGCCCCGGTCGGCCGCGTCCGCGAGGTCAGCACCGGCCTGGGCGTGATCATCAGCGCCGCGCTGGTGTACGCCATCCGCGCCCTGCGGCCGGAAGTCCTCGTTCAGAAACTCCAGGACCCCACCAGGGTCGAGGCCCTGCTGCGCGACTTCGCCGGACCCAGCAGCCCCCTCCTCCCGCCCTCCTGGGCGGCGCAGGGCATCTGGCAGGCCGCCCACGGACACCTCGCCGCGCCGCTGCTGCCCCTCCTGCTGCTGACCGTCACGCTGCTCCTCGGCGCGACCCTCCTCGCCGCGAAGGCCTACCAGGACGGCTGGGCCCGCGCCCTGGACTCCAGCACCCCCAGACTCGACCCGCGCCCCCGCCGCGCCGGATTCAGCGAACGCCTGCTGACCCGCCTCGGCCCCGGCGGCGCGCTGGCCGCCAAGGACCTACGCGTCACCCTGCGCGACCCCACCCAGTGGAGCCAGCTGCTCGTGGTCGTGGCGCTGGCCGGCGTGTACCTCGTGAGCGTCAGGGCCGTGCCCATCCCGGTGCCGCAGTTCCGGGGCATCCTCGGGTACATCCAGCTGGCCTTCCAGGGCTTCATCATCGCGGGCATCGCCGTCCGCCTCGCGTTCCCCGCCGTCAGCACCGAGGCGCGCGGCTACTGGCTGCTGCGCACCGCGCCCATCGAGCCGCGCCAGATCGTCCTCAGCAAGTTCCTGGGCGTGCTGCCCGTCACCCTGACTGTGGGCCTCGTCATGGGCGTCGCCAGCGCCCTGAGCATGAACCTCGGCCCCACCTTGCTGCTGCTCAGCGTGCTGGTCAGCGTCAGCAACGCCCTCGTCATCACCGCGCTCGGCGTCGGCCTGGGCGCCGCCGCGCCCAAATTCGACGCGGACAACCCCGCCGAGATCGGCGTCAGCCCCGGCGGCCTCGCCTTCATGGGCCTCAGCCTCGCCTACTCCGTCCTGTGCCTCCTGCTGCTCGCCCGCCCCGCCGCCGGCAGCGTCCTGCGGCCCGACCTATACCCCGGCTACAGCGCCCTGACCACCATCGAAGGCATCCTCGGACTGATCGGCCTGCTGCTCGCCACCGTCCTCGGCACATACCTCAGCCTCCGCAGTGGCTGGCAGCGCCTCGACCAGCTGGAGTGA
- a CDS encoding saccharopine dehydrogenase family protein encodes MSKVIIIGAGGVANVVAKKCAQNDSVFTEVLIATRTVAKADKIVAEIKEHMPDSKAVFTTATVDADNVPELVKLINDFGPKMVINVALPYQDLTIMDACLETGVHYLDTANYEPKDVAKFEYSWQWAYQDRFKEKGLMALLGCGFDPGATQAFTAHHAKHHFQEIHYLDIVDCNNGNHGKAFATNFNPEINIREITANGRYWENGQWVETQPLEISQDIYYPKVATRKSFVLYHEELESLVKHFPTIKRARFWMTFGEAYIKHLNVLEGIGMTSIEPIDFRGMKVAPIEFLKAVLPAPESLAAGYSGQTCIGVQAKGIGKDGQPKVHFVYNVKDHADCYREVQAQGVSYTTGVPAMIGAMLMLQGEWMQPGVWNVEQLDPDPFFDAMNKWGLPISELADIELVKD; translated from the coding sequence ATGAGCAAGGTCATCATCATCGGAGCGGGCGGCGTCGCCAACGTCGTCGCCAAGAAATGCGCCCAGAACGACAGCGTCTTCACCGAAGTGCTGATCGCCACCCGCACCGTCGCCAAGGCCGACAAGATCGTCGCCGAGATCAAAGAGCACATGCCCGACAGCAAGGCCGTGTTCACCACCGCCACCGTCGACGCGGACAACGTCCCCGAACTCGTCAAATTGATCAACGACTTCGGCCCGAAGATGGTCATCAACGTGGCCCTCCCCTACCAGGACCTCACCATCATGGACGCCTGCCTGGAAACCGGCGTGCACTACCTGGACACCGCCAACTACGAACCCAAGGACGTCGCCAAGTTCGAGTACTCCTGGCAGTGGGCGTACCAGGACCGCTTCAAGGAGAAGGGCCTGATGGCGCTGCTCGGCTGCGGCTTCGACCCCGGCGCCACCCAGGCGTTCACCGCGCACCACGCCAAGCACCACTTCCAGGAAATCCACTACCTGGACATCGTGGACTGCAACAACGGCAACCACGGCAAGGCCTTCGCCACGAACTTCAACCCGGAAATCAACATCCGCGAGATCACCGCCAACGGCCGCTACTGGGAAAACGGCCAGTGGGTCGAGACCCAGCCCCTGGAAATCAGCCAGGACATCTACTACCCCAAGGTCGCCACCCGCAAGAGCTTCGTGCTGTACCACGAGGAACTCGAATCCCTCGTCAAGCACTTTCCCACCATCAAGCGCGCCCGCTTCTGGATGACCTTCGGCGAGGCGTACATCAAGCACCTCAACGTCCTCGAGGGCATCGGCATGACCTCCATCGAACCCATCGACTTCCGCGGCATGAAGGTCGCCCCGATCGAGTTCCTGAAGGCCGTGCTCCCCGCCCCCGAGAGCCTCGCCGCCGGGTACAGTGGTCAGACCTGCATCGGCGTGCAGGCCAAGGGCATCGGCAAGGACGGCCAGCCCAAGGTGCACTTCGTGTACAACGTCAAGGACCACGCCGACTGCTACCGCGAGGTGCAGGCGCAGGGCGTGAGCTACACCACCGGCGTGCCCGCCATGATCGGCGCGATGCTGATGCTTCAGGGTGAGTGGATGCAGCCCGGCGTCTGGAACGTCGAACAGCTCGACCCCGACCCCTTCTTCGACGCCATGAACAAGTGGGGCCTGCCCATCAGCGAACTGGCCGACATCGAACTCGTCAAGGACTGA
- a CDS encoding YciI-like protein — protein MHFLLLYRDLVPDYVTRREPLRAAHLMHAQAAADRGELLLAGALTDPVDGAALLFQGDTPDAAEQFARTDPYVLGGLIGSWEVRRWHTVVGAGAAHRP, from the coding sequence ATGCACTTCCTGCTGCTGTACCGCGACCTCGTCCCCGACTACGTCACGCGGCGCGAACCGCTGCGGGCCGCCCACCTCATGCACGCACAGGCTGCCGCCGACCGGGGAGAACTGCTGCTGGCAGGCGCGCTGACCGACCCGGTGGACGGCGCCGCCCTGCTGTTCCAGGGCGACACCCCGGACGCCGCCGAGCAGTTCGCCCGCACCGACCCCTACGTGCTGGGCGGCCTGATCGGCAGCTGGGAGGTGCGGCGCTGGCACACGGTGGTCGGGGCGGGCGCGGCGCACCGGCCCTGA
- a CDS encoding HAD family hydrolase translates to MIAAFLNPEGTLLHAGSDELDRVASGLSSLLRAAELIPVTALDEEALLNVPAAFTSWQVLLHGAVLLDPDGAEDPAWRRLTVETLDAAQGALELAAQAAGHVSALAQLDLDLTRTERHGRLLRVELRHPYGLPRPLDQAERELKDWLAEGPLRDTLRLERTPDALRLLPRDLRPELAVNYLLSQLDAEFTLGVSALPGDAAFLALCDYAMVPGSADLLDPAPAERDDEE, encoded by the coding sequence ATGATCGCCGCTTTCCTGAATCCCGAGGGGACCCTGCTGCACGCGGGGTCCGACGAGCTGGACCGCGTCGCGTCGGGCCTGTCGAGCCTGCTGCGCGCCGCTGAGCTGATTCCCGTGACGGCGCTGGACGAGGAGGCGCTGCTGAACGTGCCCGCCGCGTTCACGTCCTGGCAGGTGCTGCTGCACGGCGCGGTGCTGCTCGACCCGGACGGCGCGGAGGACCCCGCGTGGCGCCGCCTGACCGTGGAGACGCTGGACGCCGCGCAGGGCGCGCTGGAACTGGCCGCGCAGGCCGCCGGGCACGTCAGCGCCCTGGCGCAGCTGGACCTGGACCTGACCCGCACCGAGCGGCACGGGCGGCTGCTGCGCGTGGAACTGCGCCACCCGTACGGCCTGCCCCGCCCCCTCGATCAGGCCGAGCGGGAACTGAAGGACTGGCTGGCCGAGGGACCGCTGCGCGACACCCTGCGGCTGGAACGCACCCCGGACGCGCTGCGGTTGCTGCCGCGTGACCTGCGCCCGGAACTCGCCGTGAACTACCTGCTGTCGCAGCTGGACGCTGAGTTCACGCTGGGCGTCAGTGCACTGCCGGGCGACGCGGCGTTCCTGGCGCTGTGTGACTACGCGATGGTGCCGGGCAGCGCGGACCTCCTCGACCCCGCACCGGCCGAACGGGACGACGAGGAGTGA
- a CDS encoding FAD binding domain-containing protein gives MFPAAFDYIRAHSAEEALAALARHGSDARILAGGQSLIPAMRYRLARPTVLVDIGPLSELKYLREEGGYLRVGAMTADVTLERDANVRARYSLLTDTGDVVADPVVRCTGTVVGSLCHNDPSGDWGAAALAARAVVIVRGPEGEREVPIDEWLVDSFQTDLREGEMATEVRFPTPGERTHGAYQKIERKVGDYATAAAAVQLTLDEQGRVTEAGVALTAAGPRPVRVEAAERILVGQTLTEALIQAAAEEARLASDPFADTRGSAEYKKDMARVLVARGLRRAAGRLNVTLGATA, from the coding sequence GTGTTTCCAGCTGCATTCGATTACATCCGCGCCCATTCCGCAGAGGAAGCCCTGGCCGCACTGGCCCGCCACGGCAGTGACGCCCGCATCCTGGCCGGCGGGCAGAGCCTGATCCCGGCCATGCGCTACCGGCTGGCCCGCCCCACCGTCCTGGTCGACATCGGCCCGCTGAGCGAACTGAAGTACCTGCGTGAAGAAGGCGGGTACCTGCGCGTGGGCGCCATGACCGCCGACGTGACCCTGGAACGCGACGCGAACGTCCGCGCCCGCTACAGCCTCCTGACCGACACCGGCGACGTCGTCGCTGACCCGGTCGTGCGCTGCACCGGCACGGTCGTCGGCAGCCTGTGCCACAACGACCCCAGCGGCGACTGGGGCGCGGCGGCCCTCGCGGCCCGCGCCGTCGTCATCGTGCGCGGCCCCGAAGGTGAACGCGAGGTGCCCATCGACGAGTGGCTGGTCGACTCCTTCCAGACCGACCTGCGCGAGGGCGAGATGGCGACCGAGGTCCGCTTCCCCACGCCCGGCGAACGCACCCACGGCGCGTACCAGAAGATCGAACGCAAGGTCGGCGACTACGCCACCGCCGCCGCCGCCGTGCAGCTCACGCTGGACGAACAGGGCCGCGTGACCGAGGCCGGGGTCGCCCTGACTGCCGCCGGACCGCGCCCCGTGCGCGTCGAGGCCGCCGAACGCATCCTGGTCGGGCAGACCCTGACCGAGGCGCTGATCCAGGCCGCCGCCGAGGAAGCCCGGCTGGCCAGCGACCCGTTCGCGGACACGCGCGGCAGCGCCGAGTACAAGAAGGACATGGCCCGCGTGCTCGTCGCGCGTGGCCTGCGCCGCGCCGCCGGGCGCCTGAACGTCACCCTGGGAGCCACCGCATGA
- a CDS encoding aerobic carbon-monoxide dehydrogenase large subunit encodes MSTDTNNGSEKQCYSVGRSMKRKEDPRFLTGNGNYVDDIRLPGMLSMVIVHSPYPHARIRSIDKTAALAVPGVKAVITGEDLVAANLGWLPTFHGFDKQMVLAVGKVLFQHQEVAAVFADTREAALDAAELVEVDYDPLDPVTTPFDAMKDEVILRDDRDNKTNHIYHWESGDRSGTDAALDGAEVTVNERVYAPRCHPAPLEPCGCVAQFDAMGRLHFHVTSQAPHVYRTAISLVTGIPEDKIRVVAPDIGGGFGNKVPVYPGYVCAIVGALILKTPVKWIETRTENLTTTGFARDYHMDVTIGAKKDGTVTALKVKTVADHGAFDAAADPTQYPAGMFGIVTGSYDFPVAFTELDAYFTNKAPGGVAYRCSFRVTEASYAIERGMDILARTLDMDPAELRHKNFVQKEAFPYQSALGFTYDSGDYAGTLDKALNQIGYADLRKEQAEKRARGEYMGIGISTFTEVVGAGPSKHFDILGIKMFDSAEIRIHPTGTGIVRAGTKSQGQGHETTWAQIVSEELGLDAENILVEEGDTDTAPYGLGTYASRSTPVAGAAIALAARRVREKAKKVAAHLLEASPDDIEWTDHKFQVMGAPDRSVTMKDVAFAAYTNPGEGVEPGLEASLYYDPPNMTFPHGAYIAVVDVDADTGEVKVRRFLAVDDCGTVINPMIVEGQVHGGLTEGFAIAFMQEIPYDEQGNNLAPNFMEYLIPTAVESPVWETGSTVTPSPHHPIGAKGVGESPNVGSPAAFVNAVMDALAPLGVTHIDMPLTREKVWRAVRDAQSATASD; translated from the coding sequence GTGAGCACCGACACCAACAACGGCAGCGAGAAGCAGTGCTACAGCGTGGGCCGCAGCATGAAACGCAAGGAGGACCCGCGCTTCCTGACCGGCAACGGCAACTACGTGGACGACATCCGCCTGCCCGGCATGCTCAGCATGGTCATCGTGCACAGCCCCTACCCGCACGCCCGCATCCGCTCCATCGACAAGACGGCCGCGCTGGCCGTGCCCGGCGTGAAAGCCGTCATCACCGGCGAGGACCTCGTCGCGGCGAACCTCGGGTGGCTGCCCACCTTCCACGGCTTCGACAAGCAGATGGTCCTCGCCGTCGGCAAGGTCCTCTTCCAGCACCAGGAAGTCGCCGCGGTGTTCGCCGACACCCGCGAGGCCGCCCTGGATGCCGCCGAACTCGTCGAGGTGGACTACGACCCCCTCGACCCCGTCACCACGCCCTTCGACGCCATGAAGGACGAGGTCATCCTCCGCGACGACCGCGACAACAAGACCAACCACATCTACCACTGGGAAAGCGGCGACCGCAGCGGCACCGACGCCGCCCTGGACGGCGCCGAGGTCACCGTCAACGAACGCGTGTACGCCCCGCGCTGCCACCCCGCCCCGCTGGAACCCTGCGGCTGCGTCGCGCAGTTCGACGCGATGGGCCGCCTGCACTTCCACGTCACCAGTCAGGCGCCGCACGTGTACCGCACCGCGATCTCCCTGGTGACCGGCATCCCCGAAGACAAGATCCGCGTGGTCGCGCCCGACATCGGCGGGGGCTTCGGCAACAAGGTCCCGGTGTACCCCGGCTACGTGTGCGCCATCGTCGGCGCGCTGATCCTCAAGACCCCGGTCAAGTGGATCGAGACCCGCACCGAGAACCTCACCACCACCGGCTTCGCCCGCGACTACCACATGGACGTCACCATCGGCGCGAAAAAGGACGGCACCGTCACCGCCCTGAAAGTCAAGACGGTCGCCGACCACGGCGCGTTCGACGCCGCCGCCGACCCCACCCAGTACCCCGCCGGGATGTTCGGCATCGTCACCGGCAGCTACGACTTCCCCGTCGCGTTCACCGAACTCGACGCGTACTTCACGAACAAGGCCCCCGGGGGTGTGGCGTACCGCTGCTCGTTCCGCGTGACGGAAGCCAGCTACGCCATCGAACGCGGCATGGACATCCTGGCCCGCACACTCGACATGGACCCCGCCGAACTGCGCCACAAGAACTTCGTGCAGAAAGAAGCCTTCCCGTACCAGAGCGCGCTGGGCTTCACGTACGACAGCGGCGACTACGCCGGAACGCTCGACAAGGCCCTCAACCAGATCGGGTACGCCGACCTGCGCAAGGAACAGGCCGAGAAACGCGCCCGCGGCGAGTACATGGGCATCGGCATCAGCACCTTCACCGAAGTCGTCGGCGCCGGACCCAGCAAACACTTCGACATCCTCGGCATCAAGATGTTCGACAGCGCCGAGATCCGCATCCACCCCACCGGCACCGGCATCGTCCGCGCCGGCACCAAGAGCCAGGGCCAGGGCCACGAGACCACCTGGGCGCAGATCGTCTCCGAGGAACTCGGCCTGGACGCCGAGAACATCCTCGTGGAAGAAGGCGACACCGACACCGCCCCCTACGGCCTGGGCACCTACGCCAGCCGCAGCACCCCCGTCGCCGGCGCCGCCATCGCCCTCGCCGCCCGCCGCGTCCGCGAGAAAGCGAAGAAAGTCGCCGCGCACCTCCTCGAAGCGTCCCCCGACGACATCGAATGGACCGACCACAAGTTCCAGGTCATGGGCGCCCCCGACCGCTCCGTCACCATGAAAGACGTCGCGTTCGCCGCGTACACCAACCCCGGCGAAGGGGTTGAGCCCGGCCTGGAAGCCAGCCTGTACTACGACCCGCCCAACATGACCTTCCCGCACGGCGCGTACATCGCCGTCGTGGACGTCGACGCCGACACCGGCGAAGTCAAGGTCCGCCGCTTCCTCGCCGTGGACGACTGCGGCACCGTCATCAACCCCATGATCGTCGAAGGACAGGTCCACGGCGGCCTCACCGAGGGCTTCGCCATCGCCTTCATGCAGGAAATCCCCTACGACGAACAGGGCAACAACCTCGCCCCGAACTTCATGGAATACCTGATCCCCACCGCCGTCGAATCCCCCGTCTGGGAAACCGGCAGCACCGTCACCCCCAGCCCCCACCACCCCATCGGCGCCAAAGGCGTCGGCGAGAGCCCCAACGTCGGCAGCCCCGCCGCGTTCGTGAACGCCGTCATGGACGCCCTCGCCCCCCTGGGTGTCACGCACATCGACATGCCCCTGACCCGCGAGAAAGTCTGGCGCGCCGTTCGCGACGCCCAGAGCGCCACCGCGAGCGACTGA
- a CDS encoding XdhC family protein has product MTPDPQRPTGDTEFIPDLPERLAGLAREGAAVVVATVVSRRAPVSAQVGDKALIHADGRMEGFVGGACSREIVRRQALLALQGGQARLVRIVPGAAPDAEHAFAERVTVPMNCASEGQSEVFLEPLLPPRLLVVVGHTPVARAIAAHAGLMGDRVWRVLDDDEVPDEPEAVPLGALTARLAALPAAQRARVRSVVASQGHYDETAIEALLRAQPNPVGLLASARRAATVRDTLRVLSGFSDADLDRIRAPAGLHLGARTPHEVALSVLAELVQLDRAGHGAAPLPVPAAPEAEPTTLPPAAGSTPPAAPTGLAAQVMGLTELPVLTGDSAVDPVCGMTVTLPAKHTADHAGVTYAFCCPHCKARFLKDPARYLTPS; this is encoded by the coding sequence ATGACCCCTGATCCCCAGCGTCCCACCGGGGACACCGAATTCATTCCGGACCTGCCCGAGCGGCTGGCGGGGCTGGCGCGTGAGGGCGCGGCGGTGGTCGTGGCGACCGTCGTGTCGCGCCGCGCGCCGGTGTCGGCGCAGGTGGGCGACAAGGCGCTCATTCACGCGGACGGCCGCATGGAGGGCTTCGTGGGCGGCGCGTGCTCCCGAGAGATCGTGCGGCGGCAGGCGCTGCTGGCGCTCCAGGGTGGGCAGGCGCGACTGGTGCGGATCGTGCCGGGCGCCGCGCCGGACGCCGAGCACGCCTTTGCCGAGCGGGTCACGGTGCCGATGAACTGCGCGTCGGAAGGGCAGAGCGAGGTGTTCCTGGAACCGCTGCTGCCGCCGCGCCTGTTGGTCGTGGTGGGCCACACGCCGGTCGCGCGGGCCATCGCCGCGCACGCTGGCCTGATGGGTGACCGGGTGTGGCGCGTGCTGGACGACGACGAGGTGCCCGACGAACCGGAGGCCGTGCCGCTGGGCGCCCTGACGGCCCGTCTGGCGGCCCTGCCCGCCGCGCAGCGCGCCCGCGTGCGGAGCGTCGTGGCGTCCCAGGGCCACTACGACGAAACCGCGATCGAGGCCCTGCTGCGCGCCCAGCCGAACCCGGTGGGCCTGCTGGCGAGCGCGCGGCGCGCCGCGACCGTCCGCGACACGCTGCGCGTCCTGAGCGGCTTCAGCGACGCCGACCTGGACCGTATCCGCGCCCCCGCGGGCCTGCACCTGGGGGCCCGCACCCCGCACGAGGTGGCGCTGAGCGTCCTGGCGGAACTCGTGCAGCTGGACCGGGCCGGGCACGGGGCCGCCCCGCTGCCCGTCCCCGCCGCGCCGGAGGCCGAACCGACCACGCTTCCACCCGCAGCAGGCAGCACACCACCCGCCGCGCCCACCGGGCTGGCCGCGCAGGTCATGGGCCTCACCGAACTGCCCGTCCTGACGGGCGACAGCGCCGTGGACCCGGTGTGCGGCATGACCGTCACCCTGCCCGCCAAACACACGGCGGACCACGCGGGCGTGACCTACGCGTTCTGCTGCCCGCACTGCAAGGCCCGCTTCCTGAAAGACCCCGCGCGTTACCTCACGCCCAGCTGA